A section of the Triticum dicoccoides isolate Atlit2015 ecotype Zavitan chromosome 7A, WEW_v2.0, whole genome shotgun sequence genome encodes:
- the LOC119333196 gene encoding probable glycosyltransferase At5g25310, whose product MRMAAAAPAAAAARLRAVALWAALLVLVVGVFSVSGAEVPNSSSSPSSSHLGQQGAFTSRRPSVERELDAARAAIRRAARLHRGSNASSAPGRWFRGDDVDYALLARVYRNPAAFHRSYVEMERRFKVYVYTEGEPPILHAGPCKNIYTIEGRFIEQLELLAPPAAGVRTWDPDRAHAFFLPFSVVQMVHFAYRPLSYDRAPLLSLVRDYVRVVASRHPFWNRSAGADHFMLSCHDWGPDASKGDPELYANGIRALCNANTSEGFRPGKDVSIPEINLYDGDTPRQLLGPSPGLSARPYLAFFAGGRHGHVRDLLLRHWKGRDPATFPVYEYDLPSTTGNGNSSGSHNRRGRDRQSDYFAYMHRSRFCLCPSGHEVASPRVVEAIHAGCVPVLVSGGYAPPFADVLRWESFSVSVPVADIPRLKEVLEGIPTAEVERLRDGVRLVKRHFTLRQPPERLDMFHMILHSVWLRRLNFRLDHYPVQNSVG is encoded by the exons ATGCGCATGgctgctgctgctcctgctgctgctgctgcgcgcTTGCGTGCCGTTGCGCTCTGGGCcgccctcctcgtcctcgtggtCGGCGTCTTCTCCGTATCCGGCGCGGAGGTGCCGAACAGCtcttcgtcgccgtcgtcgtctcatCTGGGGCAGCAGGGGGCTTTTACCAGCAGGAGACCGAGCGTGGAGCGGGAGCTCGACGCCGCGCGAGCCGCGATACGGCGCGCGGCGCGGTTGCACCGTGGCAGCAACGCCAGCTCGGCGCCGGGAAGATGGTTCCGCGGCGACGACGTGGACTATGCTCTCCTCGCGAGGGTGTACCGCAACCCGGCAGCCTTCCACCG GAGCTACGTGGAGATGGAGAGGCGGTTCAAGGTGTACGTGTACACGGAAGGGGAGCCGCCGATCCTGCACGCGGGGCCCTGCAagaacatctacaccatcgagGGCCGCTTCATCGAGCAGCTCGAGCTCCTCGCGCCGCCGGCTGCCGGCGTCCGGACGTGGGACCCCGACCGCgcgcacgccttcttcctccccttcaGCGTCGTCCAGATGGTGCACTTTGCGTACCGGCCCCTCTCATACGACCGCGCCCCGCTGCTCTCCCTTGTCCGCGACTACGTCCGCGTCGTCGCCTCCCGCCACCCCTTCTGGAACCGCTCCGCCGGCGCCGACCACTTCATGCTCTCCTGCCATGACTGG GGTCCTGACGCATCCAAGGGGGACCCGGAGCTGTACGCGAACGGCATCCGTGCGCTCTGCAACGCCAACACGTCGGAGGGGTTCCGGCCGGGGAAGGACGTGAGCATCCCGGAGATCAACCTCTACGACGGCGACACGCCGCGGCAGCTCCTGGGCCCTTCGCCGGGGCTGTCGGCGCGGCCCTACCTGGCCTTTTTCGCCGGCGGGCGGCACGGCCACGTCCGAGATCTCCTGCTCCGGCACTGGAAGGGCCGCGACCCGGCCACATTCCCCGTGTACGAGTACGACCTCCCCTCTACCACCGGCAACGGCAACAGCAGCGGCAGCCACAACCGGCGAGGCCGCGACCGGCAGAGCGACTACTTCGCCTACATGCACCGGTCGCGCTTCTGCCTGTGCCCGAGCGGGCACGAGGTGGCGAGCCCGCGTGTTGTGGAGGCCATCCACGCCGGGTGCGTGCCCGTACTGGTGTCGGGCGGCTACGCGCCGCCCTTCGCCGACGTACTGCGGTGGGAGTCATTCTCGGTGTCCGTCCCCGTCGCCGACATCCCCAGGCTGAAGGAGGTGCTGGAGGGGATACCGACCGCGGAGGTGGAGCGGCTCCGGGACGGGGTGCGGCTGGTGAAGCGGCACTTCACTCTGCGGCAGCCGCCGGAGAGGCTCGACATGTTCCACATGATCCTGCACTCCGTCTGGCTCAGGAGGCTCAACTTCAGGCTCGACCACTATCCAGTTCAGAATTCAGTCGGATGA